One Anguilla rostrata isolate EN2019 chromosome 15, ASM1855537v3, whole genome shotgun sequence genomic window carries:
- the scel gene encoding sciellin isoform X11, whose protein sequence is MSYAYPKSFVPKTDVKTGSPSKAIEDSKKKTNLLKDNSWIKKNVEEDEPVDDDPNFGKVVLSRLKSNEYPDEKSSDNDTSNTGSSGTPKSSSTSVQSITKKFSGTQEVKSSAPPSYDKAIASKSVNTKVSADGKTTETTETTITTSRTAATKQTFSERVFSDVKSPSKPKPSFLPPKPPKPSTDTDAASRKGTLSVSSPKASESTTVTTFTETVKKDRTYSSSSPTSSTTTTTRTRSVSSPRPSETTTVTSYTDPAKDKPLDVLADDFISMPSSSAYSSQDRDYSRTYSSSSPNSSTITTTRTRSVSSPRPSETTTVTSYTETVKDREYRTYSPSPDSITRNIRTYSSSEYSPSVRTSSYSSLNSEPSYTDGLYKSRSYTSLPRETSYEYSSLSSPSSYTKTSYLESSPSGSYSDLVSMKSSSSVYASPDRAITAKDICTYCNKPMSIDPKMILDDLQIHCHATCFKCEVCSTSLGHLKAGDTMWIYRRTVHCERCFETTRDKWRR, encoded by the exons ATGTCTTATGCTTATCCCAAGTCATTCGTTCCCAAAACTG ATGTGAAGACTGGCAGCCCAAGCAAGGCCATCGAGGACAGCAAGAAGAAAACCAACCTGCTGAAGGACAACAGCTGGATCAAGAAGAACGTGGAGGAAGACGAGCCAGTGGA CGATGACCCCAACTTCGGCAAAGTAGTTCTGAGCCGCCTGAAATCAAACGAATATCCTGACGA AAAGTCTTCAGATAATGACACCTCCAACACTGGCAGCTCAGGAACCCCTAAAAGCTCAAGCACCTCTGTGCAGTCTATCACCAAAAA ATTCAGTGGAACTCAAGAGGTCAAGAG CTCAGCTCCTCCTAGTTACGACAAGGCAATCGCCAGCAAGAG cgtGAACACTAAAGTCTCCGCTGATGGCAAAACCACGGAAACCACGGagaccaccatcaccaccagcaG GACTGCTGCCACCAAACAGACCTTCTCCGAGCGGGTCTTCTCAGACGTGAAGTCACCCAGCAAACC aaaacCCAGCTTCCTTCCGCCCAAACCGCCAAAGCCAAGCACTGACACCGATGCGGCAAGCAGAAAGGG GACTTTGAGTGTTTCCAGCCCTAAGGCATCCGAATCGACAACGGTGACGACCTTCACGGAGACCGTCAAAAAAGA CAGGACATACTCTTCATCATCTCCAacttcctccaccaccaccaccaccag GACCAGGAGTGTCTCCAGCCCTAGACCATCTGAAACGACCACTGTGACATCCTACACCGATCCTGCGAAAGATAA GCCATTGGATGTTCTTGCTGATGATTTCATTTCAATGCCATCCAGCAGTGCGTACTCATCCCAAGACAG GGATTACAGCAGGACATACTCTTCATCATCTCCAAATTcctccaccatcaccaccaccag GACCAGGAGTGTCTCCAGCCCTAGACCATCTGAAACAACCACTGTGACATCCTACACAGAGACTGTGAAGGACAG GGAATACAGGACATATTCTCCATCTCCGGATTCCATCACCAG GAACATCAGAACCTACAGCAGCAGCGAATATTCCCCATCTGTGAGGACCAGCTCCTACAGCTCCTTAAACTCTGAGCCCAG CTACACAGATGGGCTGTACAAAAGCAGAAGCTACACCAGCTTGCCCAGGGAGACCAG TTATGAGTACTCCAGTTTGTCCAGCCCATCATCCTACACCAAAACATCCTACCTGGAGAGCAG TCCTTCAGGGTCTTACTCTGACCTCGTCTCTATGAAGTCAAGCAGCAGCGTCTACGCCAGCCCTGACAG GGCTATCACTGCGAAGGACATATGCACCTACTGCAATAAACCCATGAGCATCGACCCCAAAATGATCCTGGATGACCTGCAGATACACTGCCATGCCACCTGCTTCAAG TGTGAGGTCTGCAGCACCTCCCTGGGGCACCTGAAGGCGGGGGACACCATGTGGATCTACCGTCGCACCGTGCACTGCGAGAGGTGCTTCGAGACCACCAGAG atAAGTGGCGTCGCTGA
- the scel gene encoding sciellin isoform X2 yields MSYAYPKSFVPKTDVKTGSPSKAIEDSKKKTNLLKDNSWIKKNVEEDEPVDDDPNFGKVVLSRLKSNEYPDEKSSDNDTSNTGSSGTPKSSSTSVQSITKKFSGTQEVKSSAPPSYDKAIASKSVNTKVSADGKTTETTETTITTSRTAATKQTFSERVFSDVKSPSKPKPSFLPPKPPKPSTDTDAASRKGTLSVSSPKASESTTVTTFTETVKKETYSSSSPTSSTTTTTRTRSASSPKPSETTTMPIFTEPAKDKPLDALAEDLISLPSSSAYSSQDRDYSRTYSSSSPNSSTITTTRTSSVSSPRPSETTTVTSYTEPAKDKPLDVLSDDLISKPSSSAYSSQDRDYSRTYSSSSPNSSTITTTRTRSVSSPRPSETTTVTSYTDPAKDKPLDVLADDFISMPSSSAYSSQDRDYSRTYSSSSPNSSTITTTRTRSVSSPRPSETTTVTSYTETVKDREYRTYSPSPDSITRNIRTYSSSEYSPSVRTSSYSSLNSEPSYTDGLYKSRSYTSLPRETSYEYSSLSSPSSYTKTSYLESSPSGSYSDLVSMKSSSSVYASPDRAITAKDICTYCNKPMSIDPKMILDDLQIHCHATCFKCEVCSTSLGHLKAGDTMWIYRRTVHCERCFETTRDKWRR; encoded by the exons ATGTCTTATGCTTATCCCAAGTCATTCGTTCCCAAAACTG ATGTGAAGACTGGCAGCCCAAGCAAGGCCATCGAGGACAGCAAGAAGAAAACCAACCTGCTGAAGGACAACAGCTGGATCAAGAAGAACGTGGAGGAAGACGAGCCAGTGGA CGATGACCCCAACTTCGGCAAAGTAGTTCTGAGCCGCCTGAAATCAAACGAATATCCTGACGA AAAGTCTTCAGATAATGACACCTCCAACACTGGCAGCTCAGGAACCCCTAAAAGCTCAAGCACCTCTGTGCAGTCTATCACCAAAAA ATTCAGTGGAACTCAAGAGGTCAAGAG CTCAGCTCCTCCTAGTTACGACAAGGCAATCGCCAGCAAGAG cgtGAACACTAAAGTCTCCGCTGATGGCAAAACCACGGAAACCACGGagaccaccatcaccaccagcaG GACTGCTGCCACCAAACAGACCTTCTCCGAGCGGGTCTTCTCAGACGTGAAGTCACCCAGCAAACC aaaacCCAGCTTCCTTCCGCCCAAACCGCCAAAGCCAAGCACTGACACCGATGCGGCAAGCAGAAAGGG GACTTTGAGTGTTTCCAGCCCTAAGGCATCCGAATCGACAACGGTGACGACCTTCACGGAGACCGTCAAAAAAGA GACATACTCTTCATCATCTCCAacttcctccaccaccaccaccaccag GACCAGGAGTGCCTCCAGCCCTAAACCATCTGAAACAACCACTATGCCCATCTTCACCGAGCCTGCGAAAGATAA GCCTTTGGATGCCCTTGCTGAGGATCTTATTTCACTGCCATCCAGCAGTGCGTACTCATCCCAAGACAG GGATTACAGCAGGACATACTCTTCATCATCTCCAAATTcctccaccatcaccaccaccag GACCAGCAGTGTCTCCAGCCCTAGACCATCTGAAACAACCACTGTGACATCCTACACCGAGCCTGCGAAAGATAA GCCATTGGATGTTCTTTCTGATGATCTCATTTCAAAGCCATCCAGCAGTGCGTACTCATCCCAAGACAG GGATTACAGCAGGACATACTCTTCATCATCTCCAAATTcctccaccatcaccaccaccag GACCAGGAGTGTCTCCAGCCCTAGACCATCTGAAACGACCACTGTGACATCCTACACCGATCCTGCGAAAGATAA GCCATTGGATGTTCTTGCTGATGATTTCATTTCAATGCCATCCAGCAGTGCGTACTCATCCCAAGACAG GGATTACAGCAGGACATACTCTTCATCATCTCCAAATTcctccaccatcaccaccaccag GACCAGGAGTGTCTCCAGCCCTAGACCATCTGAAACAACCACTGTGACATCCTACACAGAGACTGTGAAGGACAG GGAATACAGGACATATTCTCCATCTCCGGATTCCATCACCAG GAACATCAGAACCTACAGCAGCAGCGAATATTCCCCATCTGTGAGGACCAGCTCCTACAGCTCCTTAAACTCTGAGCCCAG CTACACAGATGGGCTGTACAAAAGCAGAAGCTACACCAGCTTGCCCAGGGAGACCAG TTATGAGTACTCCAGTTTGTCCAGCCCATCATCCTACACCAAAACATCCTACCTGGAGAGCAG TCCTTCAGGGTCTTACTCTGACCTCGTCTCTATGAAGTCAAGCAGCAGCGTCTACGCCAGCCCTGACAG GGCTATCACTGCGAAGGACATATGCACCTACTGCAATAAACCCATGAGCATCGACCCCAAAATGATCCTGGATGACCTGCAGATACACTGCCATGCCACCTGCTTCAAG TGTGAGGTCTGCAGCACCTCCCTGGGGCACCTGAAGGCGGGGGACACCATGTGGATCTACCGTCGCACCGTGCACTGCGAGAGGTGCTTCGAGACCACCAGAG atAAGTGGCGTCGCTGA
- the scel gene encoding sciellin isoform X10: MSYAYPKSFVPKTDVKTGSPSKAIEDSKKKTNLLKDNSWIKKNVEEDEPVDDDPNFGKVVLSRLKSNEYPDEKSSDNDTSNTGSSGTPKSSSTSVQSITKKFSGTQEVKSSAPPSYDKAIASKSVNTKVSADGKTTETTETTITTSRTAATKQTFSERVFSDVKSPSKPKPSFLPPKPPKPSTDTDAASRKGTLSVSSPKASESTTVTTFTETVKKDRTYSSSSPTSSTTTTTRTRSASSPKPSETTTMPIFTEPAKDKPLDVLSDDLISKPSSSAYSSQDRDYSRTYSSSSPNSSTITTTRTRSVSSPRPSETTTVTSYTDPAKDKPLDVLADDFISMPSSSAYSSQDRDYSRTYSSSSPNSSTITTTRTRSVSSPRPSETTTVTSYTETVKDREYRTYSPSPDSITRNIRTYSSSEYSPSVRTSSYSSLNSEPSYTDGLYKSRSYTSLPRETSYEYSSLSSPSSYTKTSYLESSPSGSYSDLVSMKSSSSVYASPDRAITAKDICTYCNKPMSIDPKMILDDLQIHCHATCFKCEVCSTSLGHLKAGDTMWIYRRTVHCERCFETTRDKWRR, translated from the exons ATGTCTTATGCTTATCCCAAGTCATTCGTTCCCAAAACTG ATGTGAAGACTGGCAGCCCAAGCAAGGCCATCGAGGACAGCAAGAAGAAAACCAACCTGCTGAAGGACAACAGCTGGATCAAGAAGAACGTGGAGGAAGACGAGCCAGTGGA CGATGACCCCAACTTCGGCAAAGTAGTTCTGAGCCGCCTGAAATCAAACGAATATCCTGACGA AAAGTCTTCAGATAATGACACCTCCAACACTGGCAGCTCAGGAACCCCTAAAAGCTCAAGCACCTCTGTGCAGTCTATCACCAAAAA ATTCAGTGGAACTCAAGAGGTCAAGAG CTCAGCTCCTCCTAGTTACGACAAGGCAATCGCCAGCAAGAG cgtGAACACTAAAGTCTCCGCTGATGGCAAAACCACGGAAACCACGGagaccaccatcaccaccagcaG GACTGCTGCCACCAAACAGACCTTCTCCGAGCGGGTCTTCTCAGACGTGAAGTCACCCAGCAAACC aaaacCCAGCTTCCTTCCGCCCAAACCGCCAAAGCCAAGCACTGACACCGATGCGGCAAGCAGAAAGGG GACTTTGAGTGTTTCCAGCCCTAAGGCATCCGAATCGACAACGGTGACGACCTTCACGGAGACCGTCAAAAAAGA CAGGACATACTCTTCATCATCTCCAacttcctccaccaccaccaccaccag GACCAGGAGTGCCTCCAGCCCTAAACCATCTGAAACAACCACTATGCCCATCTTCACCGAGCCTGCGAAAGATAA GCCATTGGATGTTCTTTCTGATGATCTCATTTCAAAGCCATCCAGCAGTGCGTACTCATCCCAAGACAG GGATTACAGCAGGACATACTCTTCATCATCTCCAAATTcctccaccatcaccaccaccag GACCAGGAGTGTCTCCAGCCCTAGACCATCTGAAACGACCACTGTGACATCCTACACCGATCCTGCGAAAGATAA GCCATTGGATGTTCTTGCTGATGATTTCATTTCAATGCCATCCAGCAGTGCGTACTCATCCCAAGACAG GGATTACAGCAGGACATACTCTTCATCATCTCCAAATTcctccaccatcaccaccaccag GACCAGGAGTGTCTCCAGCCCTAGACCATCTGAAACAACCACTGTGACATCCTACACAGAGACTGTGAAGGACAG GGAATACAGGACATATTCTCCATCTCCGGATTCCATCACCAG GAACATCAGAACCTACAGCAGCAGCGAATATTCCCCATCTGTGAGGACCAGCTCCTACAGCTCCTTAAACTCTGAGCCCAG CTACACAGATGGGCTGTACAAAAGCAGAAGCTACACCAGCTTGCCCAGGGAGACCAG TTATGAGTACTCCAGTTTGTCCAGCCCATCATCCTACACCAAAACATCCTACCTGGAGAGCAG TCCTTCAGGGTCTTACTCTGACCTCGTCTCTATGAAGTCAAGCAGCAGCGTCTACGCCAGCCCTGACAG GGCTATCACTGCGAAGGACATATGCACCTACTGCAATAAACCCATGAGCATCGACCCCAAAATGATCCTGGATGACCTGCAGATACACTGCCATGCCACCTGCTTCAAG TGTGAGGTCTGCAGCACCTCCCTGGGGCACCTGAAGGCGGGGGACACCATGTGGATCTACCGTCGCACCGTGCACTGCGAGAGGTGCTTCGAGACCACCAGAG atAAGTGGCGTCGCTGA
- the scel gene encoding sciellin isoform X12, with amino-acid sequence MSYAYPKSFVPKTDVKTGSPSKAIEDSKKKTNLLKDNSWIKKNVEEDEPVDDDPNFGKVVLSRLKSNEYPDEKSSDNDTSNTGSSGTPKSSSTSVQSITKKFSGTQEVKSSAPPSYDKAIASKSVNTKVSADGKTTETTETTITTSRTAATKQTFSERVFSDVKSPSKPKPSFLPPKPPKPSTDTDAASRKGTLSVSSPKASESTTVTTFTETVKKETYSSSSPTSSTTTTTRTRSVSSPRPSETTTVTSYTDPAKDKPLDVLADDFISMPSSSAYSSQDRDYSRTYSSSSPNSSTITTTRTRSVSSPRPSETTTVTSYTETVKDREYRTYSPSPDSITRNIRTYSSSEYSPSVRTSSYSSLNSEPSYTDGLYKSRSYTSLPRETSYEYSSLSSPSSYTKTSYLESSPSGSYSDLVSMKSSSSVYASPDRAITAKDICTYCNKPMSIDPKMILDDLQIHCHATCFKCEVCSTSLGHLKAGDTMWIYRRTVHCERCFETTRDKWRR; translated from the exons ATGTCTTATGCTTATCCCAAGTCATTCGTTCCCAAAACTG ATGTGAAGACTGGCAGCCCAAGCAAGGCCATCGAGGACAGCAAGAAGAAAACCAACCTGCTGAAGGACAACAGCTGGATCAAGAAGAACGTGGAGGAAGACGAGCCAGTGGA CGATGACCCCAACTTCGGCAAAGTAGTTCTGAGCCGCCTGAAATCAAACGAATATCCTGACGA AAAGTCTTCAGATAATGACACCTCCAACACTGGCAGCTCAGGAACCCCTAAAAGCTCAAGCACCTCTGTGCAGTCTATCACCAAAAA ATTCAGTGGAACTCAAGAGGTCAAGAG CTCAGCTCCTCCTAGTTACGACAAGGCAATCGCCAGCAAGAG cgtGAACACTAAAGTCTCCGCTGATGGCAAAACCACGGAAACCACGGagaccaccatcaccaccagcaG GACTGCTGCCACCAAACAGACCTTCTCCGAGCGGGTCTTCTCAGACGTGAAGTCACCCAGCAAACC aaaacCCAGCTTCCTTCCGCCCAAACCGCCAAAGCCAAGCACTGACACCGATGCGGCAAGCAGAAAGGG GACTTTGAGTGTTTCCAGCCCTAAGGCATCCGAATCGACAACGGTGACGACCTTCACGGAGACCGTCAAAAAAGA GACATACTCTTCATCATCTCCAacttcctccaccaccaccaccaccag GACCAGGAGTGTCTCCAGCCCTAGACCATCTGAAACGACCACTGTGACATCCTACACCGATCCTGCGAAAGATAA GCCATTGGATGTTCTTGCTGATGATTTCATTTCAATGCCATCCAGCAGTGCGTACTCATCCCAAGACAG GGATTACAGCAGGACATACTCTTCATCATCTCCAAATTcctccaccatcaccaccaccag GACCAGGAGTGTCTCCAGCCCTAGACCATCTGAAACAACCACTGTGACATCCTACACAGAGACTGTGAAGGACAG GGAATACAGGACATATTCTCCATCTCCGGATTCCATCACCAG GAACATCAGAACCTACAGCAGCAGCGAATATTCCCCATCTGTGAGGACCAGCTCCTACAGCTCCTTAAACTCTGAGCCCAG CTACACAGATGGGCTGTACAAAAGCAGAAGCTACACCAGCTTGCCCAGGGAGACCAG TTATGAGTACTCCAGTTTGTCCAGCCCATCATCCTACACCAAAACATCCTACCTGGAGAGCAG TCCTTCAGGGTCTTACTCTGACCTCGTCTCTATGAAGTCAAGCAGCAGCGTCTACGCCAGCCCTGACAG GGCTATCACTGCGAAGGACATATGCACCTACTGCAATAAACCCATGAGCATCGACCCCAAAATGATCCTGGATGACCTGCAGATACACTGCCATGCCACCTGCTTCAAG TGTGAGGTCTGCAGCACCTCCCTGGGGCACCTGAAGGCGGGGGACACCATGTGGATCTACCGTCGCACCGTGCACTGCGAGAGGTGCTTCGAGACCACCAGAG atAAGTGGCGTCGCTGA
- the scel gene encoding sciellin isoform X1, with protein MSYAYPKSFVPKTDVKTGSPSKAIEDSKKKTNLLKDNSWIKKNVEEDEPVDDDPNFGKVVLSRLKSNEYPDEKSSDNDTSNTGSSGTPKSSSTSVQSITKKFSGTQEVKSSAPPSYDKAIASKSVNTKVSADGKTTETTETTITTSRTAATKQTFSERVFSDVKSPSKPKPSFLPPKPPKPSTDTDAASRKGTLSVSSPKASESTTVTTFTETVKKDRTYSSSSPTSSTTTTTRTRSASSPKPSETTTMPIFTEPAKDKPLDALAEDLISLPSSSAYSSQDRDYSRTYSSSSPNSSTITTTRTSSVSSPRPSETTTVTSYTEPAKDKPLDVLSDDLISKPSSSAYSSQDRDYSRTYSSSSPNSSTITTTRTRSVSSPRPSETTTVTSYTDPAKDKPLDVLADDFISMPSSSAYSSQDRDYSRTYSSSSPNSSTITTTRTRSVSSPRPSETTTVTSYTETVKDREYRTYSPSPDSITRNIRTYSSSEYSPSVRTSSYSSLNSEPSYTDGLYKSRSYTSLPRETSYEYSSLSSPSSYTKTSYLESSPSGSYSDLVSMKSSSSVYASPDRAITAKDICTYCNKPMSIDPKMILDDLQIHCHATCFKCEVCSTSLGHLKAGDTMWIYRRTVHCERCFETTRDKWRR; from the exons ATGTCTTATGCTTATCCCAAGTCATTCGTTCCCAAAACTG ATGTGAAGACTGGCAGCCCAAGCAAGGCCATCGAGGACAGCAAGAAGAAAACCAACCTGCTGAAGGACAACAGCTGGATCAAGAAGAACGTGGAGGAAGACGAGCCAGTGGA CGATGACCCCAACTTCGGCAAAGTAGTTCTGAGCCGCCTGAAATCAAACGAATATCCTGACGA AAAGTCTTCAGATAATGACACCTCCAACACTGGCAGCTCAGGAACCCCTAAAAGCTCAAGCACCTCTGTGCAGTCTATCACCAAAAA ATTCAGTGGAACTCAAGAGGTCAAGAG CTCAGCTCCTCCTAGTTACGACAAGGCAATCGCCAGCAAGAG cgtGAACACTAAAGTCTCCGCTGATGGCAAAACCACGGAAACCACGGagaccaccatcaccaccagcaG GACTGCTGCCACCAAACAGACCTTCTCCGAGCGGGTCTTCTCAGACGTGAAGTCACCCAGCAAACC aaaacCCAGCTTCCTTCCGCCCAAACCGCCAAAGCCAAGCACTGACACCGATGCGGCAAGCAGAAAGGG GACTTTGAGTGTTTCCAGCCCTAAGGCATCCGAATCGACAACGGTGACGACCTTCACGGAGACCGTCAAAAAAGA CAGGACATACTCTTCATCATCTCCAacttcctccaccaccaccaccaccag GACCAGGAGTGCCTCCAGCCCTAAACCATCTGAAACAACCACTATGCCCATCTTCACCGAGCCTGCGAAAGATAA GCCTTTGGATGCCCTTGCTGAGGATCTTATTTCACTGCCATCCAGCAGTGCGTACTCATCCCAAGACAG GGATTACAGCAGGACATACTCTTCATCATCTCCAAATTcctccaccatcaccaccaccag GACCAGCAGTGTCTCCAGCCCTAGACCATCTGAAACAACCACTGTGACATCCTACACCGAGCCTGCGAAAGATAA GCCATTGGATGTTCTTTCTGATGATCTCATTTCAAAGCCATCCAGCAGTGCGTACTCATCCCAAGACAG GGATTACAGCAGGACATACTCTTCATCATCTCCAAATTcctccaccatcaccaccaccag GACCAGGAGTGTCTCCAGCCCTAGACCATCTGAAACGACCACTGTGACATCCTACACCGATCCTGCGAAAGATAA GCCATTGGATGTTCTTGCTGATGATTTCATTTCAATGCCATCCAGCAGTGCGTACTCATCCCAAGACAG GGATTACAGCAGGACATACTCTTCATCATCTCCAAATTcctccaccatcaccaccaccag GACCAGGAGTGTCTCCAGCCCTAGACCATCTGAAACAACCACTGTGACATCCTACACAGAGACTGTGAAGGACAG GGAATACAGGACATATTCTCCATCTCCGGATTCCATCACCAG GAACATCAGAACCTACAGCAGCAGCGAATATTCCCCATCTGTGAGGACCAGCTCCTACAGCTCCTTAAACTCTGAGCCCAG CTACACAGATGGGCTGTACAAAAGCAGAAGCTACACCAGCTTGCCCAGGGAGACCAG TTATGAGTACTCCAGTTTGTCCAGCCCATCATCCTACACCAAAACATCCTACCTGGAGAGCAG TCCTTCAGGGTCTTACTCTGACCTCGTCTCTATGAAGTCAAGCAGCAGCGTCTACGCCAGCCCTGACAG GGCTATCACTGCGAAGGACATATGCACCTACTGCAATAAACCCATGAGCATCGACCCCAAAATGATCCTGGATGACCTGCAGATACACTGCCATGCCACCTGCTTCAAG TGTGAGGTCTGCAGCACCTCCCTGGGGCACCTGAAGGCGGGGGACACCATGTGGATCTACCGTCGCACCGTGCACTGCGAGAGGTGCTTCGAGACCACCAGAG atAAGTGGCGTCGCTGA
- the scel gene encoding sciellin isoform X6 produces MSYAYPKSFVPKTDVKTGSPSKAIEDSKKKTNLLKDNSWIKKNVEEDEPVDDDPNFGKVVLSRLKSNEYPDEKSSDNDTSNTGSSGTPKSSSTSVQSITKKFSGTQEVKSSAPPSYDKAIASKSVNTKVSADGKTTETTETTITTSRTAATKQTFSERVFSDVKSPSKPKPSFLPPKPPKPSTDTDAASRKGTLSVSSPKASESTTVTTFTETVKKDRTYSSSSPTSSTTTTTRTRSASSPKPSETTTMPIFTEPAKDKPLDALAEDLISLPSSSAYSSQDRDYSRTYSSSSPNSSTITTTRTSSVSSPRPSETTTVTSYTEPAKDKPLDVLSDDLISKPSSSAYSSQDRDYSRTYSSSSPNSSTITTTRTRSVSSPRPSETTTVTSYTDPAKDNAYSSQDRDYSRTYSSSSPNSSTITTTRTRSVSSPRPSETTTVTSYTETVKDREYRTYSPSPDSITRNIRTYSSSEYSPSVRTSSYSSLNSEPSYTDGLYKSRSYTSLPRETSYEYSSLSSPSSYTKTSYLESSPSGSYSDLVSMKSSSSVYASPDRAITAKDICTYCNKPMSIDPKMILDDLQIHCHATCFKCEVCSTSLGHLKAGDTMWIYRRTVHCERCFETTRDKWRR; encoded by the exons ATGTCTTATGCTTATCCCAAGTCATTCGTTCCCAAAACTG ATGTGAAGACTGGCAGCCCAAGCAAGGCCATCGAGGACAGCAAGAAGAAAACCAACCTGCTGAAGGACAACAGCTGGATCAAGAAGAACGTGGAGGAAGACGAGCCAGTGGA CGATGACCCCAACTTCGGCAAAGTAGTTCTGAGCCGCCTGAAATCAAACGAATATCCTGACGA AAAGTCTTCAGATAATGACACCTCCAACACTGGCAGCTCAGGAACCCCTAAAAGCTCAAGCACCTCTGTGCAGTCTATCACCAAAAA ATTCAGTGGAACTCAAGAGGTCAAGAG CTCAGCTCCTCCTAGTTACGACAAGGCAATCGCCAGCAAGAG cgtGAACACTAAAGTCTCCGCTGATGGCAAAACCACGGAAACCACGGagaccaccatcaccaccagcaG GACTGCTGCCACCAAACAGACCTTCTCCGAGCGGGTCTTCTCAGACGTGAAGTCACCCAGCAAACC aaaacCCAGCTTCCTTCCGCCCAAACCGCCAAAGCCAAGCACTGACACCGATGCGGCAAGCAGAAAGGG GACTTTGAGTGTTTCCAGCCCTAAGGCATCCGAATCGACAACGGTGACGACCTTCACGGAGACCGTCAAAAAAGA CAGGACATACTCTTCATCATCTCCAacttcctccaccaccaccaccaccag GACCAGGAGTGCCTCCAGCCCTAAACCATCTGAAACAACCACTATGCCCATCTTCACCGAGCCTGCGAAAGATAA GCCTTTGGATGCCCTTGCTGAGGATCTTATTTCACTGCCATCCAGCAGTGCGTACTCATCCCAAGACAG GGATTACAGCAGGACATACTCTTCATCATCTCCAAATTcctccaccatcaccaccaccag GACCAGCAGTGTCTCCAGCCCTAGACCATCTGAAACAACCACTGTGACATCCTACACCGAGCCTGCGAAAGATAA GCCATTGGATGTTCTTTCTGATGATCTCATTTCAAAGCCATCCAGCAGTGCGTACTCATCCCAAGACAG GGATTACAGCAGGACATACTCTTCATCATCTCCAAATTcctccaccatcaccaccaccag GACCAGGAGTGTCTCCAGCCCTAGACCATCTGAAACGACCACTGTGACATCCTACACCGATCCTGCGAAAGATAA TGCGTACTCATCCCAAGACAG GGATTACAGCAGGACATACTCTTCATCATCTCCAAATTcctccaccatcaccaccaccag GACCAGGAGTGTCTCCAGCCCTAGACCATCTGAAACAACCACTGTGACATCCTACACAGAGACTGTGAAGGACAG GGAATACAGGACATATTCTCCATCTCCGGATTCCATCACCAG GAACATCAGAACCTACAGCAGCAGCGAATATTCCCCATCTGTGAGGACCAGCTCCTACAGCTCCTTAAACTCTGAGCCCAG CTACACAGATGGGCTGTACAAAAGCAGAAGCTACACCAGCTTGCCCAGGGAGACCAG TTATGAGTACTCCAGTTTGTCCAGCCCATCATCCTACACCAAAACATCCTACCTGGAGAGCAG TCCTTCAGGGTCTTACTCTGACCTCGTCTCTATGAAGTCAAGCAGCAGCGTCTACGCCAGCCCTGACAG GGCTATCACTGCGAAGGACATATGCACCTACTGCAATAAACCCATGAGCATCGACCCCAAAATGATCCTGGATGACCTGCAGATACACTGCCATGCCACCTGCTTCAAG TGTGAGGTCTGCAGCACCTCCCTGGGGCACCTGAAGGCGGGGGACACCATGTGGATCTACCGTCGCACCGTGCACTGCGAGAGGTGCTTCGAGACCACCAGAG atAAGTGGCGTCGCTGA